CTATTGCTTGTAGATGCGATGATGTATATACACCCTTGTGTGAGACTCGTGCTAGAAACTTGAATCTTGAAAAATAATGGTATTGTCACATGCTGAACTTGTCAACCTTCAAAATGGGACGTTGGATGTGTGATGTGAGATTGATGcttatatttgtttatttatatatgtGCTCGTGTGTGTTGTCCAATATGTGCTTGAAGTCACTGCAGACCCAACACTCACAGAATTAATACCTCATGATCTCGTGGTTGAATTTGTTGTACTCAGTTGATCCAATAATGCACGAACTAACATATCCAGTTGGTATAGGTCAATGGATCAGAACATTATGGAAGGTATAGTATCTACTCTAAACTAACCCAAATAAAAACTAAATAATGATACGCATCAGGCTGGGCTGCTGGGGTTAGGGGAAGTAGATATGTGAAAATCTCACCTCACCATCCCCAAAACCAGAATAGTCTTTCAGCTGCACTAGGTATATTTAAGAAATATGTGGTTTTAATGCTAAAATGATTTGATACACATGCAAATCTAAACAAGTGAGAAagtgaataaaataaaataaaacaaagtcAGGAGAAGGAACAAAATGTAAAGAAGTTCGTCATCTAAGGTCTCTAGAAGTGCTCTCTTTCATTCTGTTCAGGATCAGCAAGTTAACCTCTATGATATCACAAAGACACGAGGACAGTGTATGAAGGAAGCATGGATGGTAGGTGGAAATAGGTGTTCTTGGATGGATCCCCAAGTTATACTTCAGTTAAAATGTGtttaaaataagaaagaaaaataagcatTTGGTGCATGACAAAATAGTAGAAAGCAGAAAAGTTATGCAAAGATAGTTAAAAATAGACCTTTAATTTGTCACAATGCTTTTGAgccataaattttttttctccaaatcTTCATGAAAGATATTTGCATGATTGATGCACAAAATTATGCATCAATCCCAACATTTTCTCCAAATCttcatgattttttatttttcaaactttggttgagaaaaataaatttcattgACATGATGCTTGTTAATTAATACCAACGCAAGTTCTTTCGCCTGAaaagattttgaattttaaacttCAGGAGAAAGGAAATTCAAAAACTGATGCACAAAAGTGAAAAAGATTAGATTATGTTTTACCTTTTGAGTCCTGTGAAAAAGATACTCAAAGTGAGATAGTGGGAGAGTATAAACTATCATATGTTGAGATGATCTAATCAAGATCAAACTAGTACTTTTTGGGATGCGGGAGTTTTGAACAATCTAGCTGGAGAAACTGTCGGGAAAAAAAGGTCATGTTTAAAAGATAGTCGGTCAGAACTTATCTCACTAGTCTTTTTGATAATAATTGTCTGGTTttcttgaaaatatatttttttcatgatAACCATAAATCAATCTTAGAAACCGGGGGACATGGAAGATCATCTTTTATATGGCTATGCATCTCCTGGAGAATatgtgactctctctctctctctctctctgtccctctcccgcaccccccccccccccctttctctTTTAGCTGCTGCATTCTGGTTCTCGGTGTCAGCATATATGGCTGTTCTCAAGCAGCGAGATAACTACCCTGTCATGGATTTTGAGCTGTGTTGTTGGTTTTCAGTCTTCCTTGCAATCTTTTGGGAATGTTACTAGTGCCTGCATGCCTGTTCTTGCTTAACTGGAAGTTTCTTTCCTGCCATTCTTGTTTACATGATGTTCTTTTCCAAATGCAGAACTAGCCACTCCAGGAGTTGGAGAACTCGGGATTATATTTGTAGTTGTGCTGACATGGAAGCACAACCTAGCATATCTAACACTTTCAGTggtaatatttttatacttctCTGGAACTCCAATAGTTTGAATGCAAAACCCAAATCCAGATCCCTATTTGAGCTGTTTTTATCGGTCATTGATTGCATTGCAGGATTGAATCTGCTCCCTGGATCAAAGAGGAAGTCTCCTGCAGATGCTGGTGAACACCATGAGGAAGAATCAAAGCGTTTACAGAACCCAACAAGCTCAGATCATGTGATGAAATCCAAGCGAGGGAAGCAGACTTTCATTGCTAGACCTTGGGAGTCTGACTTAGCTATGAGTCCAATTGATGTTACGGTAGATTACCATGCTGAAAT
This region of Phoenix dactylifera cultivar Barhee BC4 unplaced genomic scaffold, palm_55x_up_171113_PBpolish2nd_filt_p 000713F, whole genome shotgun sequence genomic DNA includes:
- the LOC120106964 gene encoding uncharacterized protein LOC120106964 codes for the protein MMFFSKCRTSHSRSWRTRDYICSCADMEAQPSISNTFSGLNLLPGSKRKSPADAGEHHEEESKRLQNPTSSDHVMKSKRGKQTFIARPWESDLAMSPIDVTVDYHAEMNKHSSLGCLQTSACAVEDSLSKGFEGYLSIGCCFQFDQKSRV